From Candidatus Sphingomonas colombiensis, one genomic window encodes:
- the rpoH gene encoding RNA polymerase sigma factor RpoH, with amino-acid sequence MANRSNVPATIPALGGEQSLNRYLAEIKKFPILAPEQEYMLAKRFQEHGDTEAAAQLVTSHLRLVAKIAMGYRGYGLPVSELISEGNIGLMQGVKKFEPDRGFRLATYAMWWIRASIQEFILRSWSLVKMGTTAAQKKLFFNLRRMKARLDAFEDGDLKPEDVQKIATDLGVTEADVVSMNRRMAMGGDTSLNVPMREDGEGQWQDWLADDAPLQDSVVAEAQEADVRHEMLVSAMDDLNDREKHILTERRLTDDPKTLEELSQVYGVSRERVRQIEVRAFEKLQKAMMRLAGEKRLLAA; translated from the coding sequence ATGGCAAACCGCAGCAACGTCCCAGCGACGATCCCTGCGCTCGGCGGAGAGCAAAGCCTCAACCGCTATCTCGCCGAGATCAAGAAGTTCCCCATTCTGGCGCCCGAGCAGGAATATATGCTCGCAAAGCGTTTTCAGGAGCATGGTGATACCGAGGCTGCGGCGCAGCTCGTCACTTCGCACCTCCGCCTCGTCGCGAAGATCGCGATGGGTTATCGCGGCTATGGCCTGCCAGTTTCGGAGCTGATCTCCGAAGGCAATATCGGCCTGATGCAGGGCGTGAAGAAATTCGAGCCCGATCGCGGCTTCCGCCTCGCCACCTATGCAATGTGGTGGATCAGGGCCTCGATCCAGGAATTCATCCTGCGTTCGTGGAGCCTCGTGAAAATGGGCACCACGGCGGCGCAGAAGAAATTGTTCTTCAATCTCCGCCGCATGAAGGCCCGGCTCGACGCGTTCGAGGACGGCGATCTCAAGCCGGAGGACGTGCAGAAAATCGCGACCGATCTCGGTGTGACCGAGGCGGATGTCGTCAGCATGAATCGCCGCATGGCGATGGGCGGCGACACCAGCCTCAACGTGCCGATGCGCGAAGATGGCGAGGGTCAGTGGCAGGATTGGCTGGCAGACGATGCGCCGTTGCAGGACTCAGTGGTGGCCGAGGCACAGGAAGCCGATGTACGCCACGAAATGCTGGTTTCCGCGATGGACGATCTCAACGATCGTGAGAAACACATCCTGACCGAACGCCGCCTGACCGACGACCCCAAGACGCTGGAGGAACTCAGCCAGGTCTATGGTGTCAGCCGCGAGCGCGTCCGCCAGATCGAGGTGCGCGCGTTCGAGAAGCTGCAAAAGGCGATGATGCGCCTTGCCGGCGAAAAGCGCCTGCTGGCCGCCTGA
- the mtgA gene encoding monofunctional biosynthetic peptidoglycan transglycosylase, translated as MIARMLRICGKAALWFVGLSVLWVAILRFVPTPVTFTMLGDMLSGHSITKQWRPLSEIDPNMARAAIAGEDARFCSHHGFDFKAIAGAAYRNAEGKRIRGGSTISQQTAKNVFLIQGGGYVRKAFEAWFTVLIETMWGKRRIMEVYLNVAETGIGTYGAEAGAMRYFHHSATHLTPLEAARIAAVLPLPKKREAVDPDGFVRRHGNALARYVGVVKRNGLDNCLK; from the coding sequence ATGATCGCACGCATGCTCCGTATCTGCGGTAAGGCCGCCTTGTGGTTCGTTGGCCTGTCTGTTCTGTGGGTCGCAATCCTGCGTTTCGTGCCGACCCCCGTCACGTTCACCATGCTCGGCGACATGCTCTCGGGGCACTCGATCACTAAGCAATGGCGCCCGCTGAGCGAGATCGATCCCAATATGGCGCGCGCCGCAATCGCGGGCGAAGATGCGCGTTTCTGCTCCCACCACGGCTTTGATTTCAAGGCGATCGCGGGCGCGGCCTATCGCAATGCGGAGGGCAAGCGCATCCGGGGCGGCTCCACCATCAGCCAGCAGACAGCGAAGAACGTCTTTCTGATTCAGGGCGGCGGCTATGTCCGCAAGGCGTTCGAGGCGTGGTTCACCGTGCTGATCGAGACGATGTGGGGTAAGCGGCGGATTATGGAGGTGTATCTAAACGTCGCGGAGACCGGCATCGGCACCTATGGCGCCGAAGCGGGCGCGATGCGTTACTTTCATCACTCCGCGACCCACCTCACCCCGCTGGAGGCTGCGCGCATCGCCGCAGTGCTTCCGCTTCCGAAGAAACGCGAGGCGGTCGATCCGGACGGTTTCGTGCGGCGCCACGGCAACGCGCTCGCGCGCTATGTCGGCGTCGTGAAGCGGAACGGGCTGGATAACTGCCTCAAATAG
- a CDS encoding DUF3617 domain-containing protein — MKLVYAVALAPLVLAGCNNKPEVKAENASVAEVAAAANNAIRMEPGKWRTEVSVDTVDVANMPPQVADTMKRQLSAAGKQTVEACVTKEQAERPPEDMLGGNGMKSCRYDTFEIKGGKLNAEMTCQGAPSGPGAMHSKVSGDFGSSGYDLISEAKVDMNGQTITTKTKIKGTRIGACDAKAG, encoded by the coding sequence ATGAAACTGGTCTACGCGGTTGCGCTCGCTCCGCTTGTGCTCGCCGGATGCAACAACAAGCCCGAGGTGAAGGCCGAGAATGCATCCGTAGCCGAGGTCGCCGCGGCGGCGAACAATGCGATACGAATGGAGCCGGGCAAGTGGCGGACCGAGGTTTCCGTCGATACCGTCGATGTCGCGAACATGCCGCCGCAAGTGGCAGATACGATGAAGAGACAGCTCTCCGCCGCCGGCAAACAAACGGTCGAAGCATGCGTGACCAAGGAGCAGGCGGAACGTCCACCGGAGGATATGCTCGGTGGCAACGGCATGAAATCCTGCCGCTACGACACGTTCGAGATCAAGGGTGGGAAGCTCAACGCCGAGATGACCTGCCAGGGCGCACCGTCCGGCCCAGGCGCGATGCATAGCAAGGTATCGGGGGACTTCGGCAGCAGCGGCTATGATCTGATCAGCGAGGCCAAGGTCGATATGAACGGCCAGACCATCACCACCAAGACTAAGATCAAGGGCACGCGGATCGGTGCCTGCGATGCAAAGGCCGGCTGA
- a CDS encoding YbaB/EbfC family nucleoid-associated protein, whose amino-acid sequence MKDLNDILAMAQNVQNELTKAQDNLDTIEVDGAAGGGLVKVKASAKGRIIAVSIDESLLQPSEKQMVEDLVAAALNDARAKADAASSAEMAKMTSGLSLPPGFKLPF is encoded by the coding sequence GTGAAGGACTTGAACGATATTCTTGCCATGGCTCAGAACGTGCAAAACGAACTGACCAAGGCGCAAGACAATCTCGACACGATCGAGGTGGACGGTGCCGCCGGCGGTGGTCTCGTCAAGGTGAAGGCTTCCGCCAAGGGCCGGATCATCGCGGTGTCGATCGACGAATCGCTGCTCCAGCCATCCGAAAAGCAGATGGTGGAGGATCTGGTCGCTGCCGCGCTAAACGATGCGCGGGCCAAGGCCGATGCGGCCTCTTCTGCTGAGATGGCGAAGATGACCAGCGGCCTTTCGCTGCCGCCGGGGTTCAAGCTGCCGTTCTGA
- a CDS encoding DNA polymerase III subunit gamma/tau, with amino-acid sequence MSDSLGLDEPPQPQRGGEAYRVLARKYRPQTFAALIGQEAMVRTLENAIRRDRIAHAFLLTGVRGVGKTSTARLIAKALNCVGEDGQGGPTIDPCGKCEPCRAIAEGRHIDVIEMDAASHTGIDDIREIIEASRYAAVSARYKIYIIDEVHMLSKAAFNGLLKTLEEPPAHVKFLFATTEVNKVPVTVLSRCQRFDLRRIPAEKLSDHFAWVCTEETVEAEPEALALIARAAEGSARDGLSILDQAIAHADLEGGGIRAAAVRDMLGLSDRGAVRDLLGLLLAGDAPGALTALRRQYDLGVDPQSVFRALLEAVHGVTLAKVGAVEDPAQPEDERSAYGEWATKLSFAMLHRLWQLLLKGHDEVARAAMPIETAEMALLRVVHASTLPDPGELARQIANGGITVNGPAVAAPVQQERAPNEFAGLMAMVEDRGHHALYHRLRSNARLVRIAPGEIAFSGSRPVSADTLTEFAQVLKAETGRAWKVAMVDEPGEPSMKEADDAADEAARQAILDTPIVAAARAAFPDAELIDWPKRSVL; translated from the coding sequence ATGAGCGATTCCCTCGGCCTCGACGAACCGCCCCAGCCGCAGCGCGGCGGTGAAGCCTATCGCGTGCTCGCGCGGAAATATCGTCCGCAGACGTTCGCTGCCCTGATCGGGCAGGAAGCGATGGTGCGCACGCTGGAGAATGCGATCCGGCGTGATCGCATCGCTCATGCGTTCCTGCTCACCGGGGTGCGCGGAGTGGGTAAGACCTCAACCGCTCGCCTTATCGCCAAGGCGCTGAACTGCGTCGGGGAAGACGGGCAGGGCGGCCCCACGATCGATCCGTGCGGCAAATGTGAGCCGTGCCGCGCCATTGCCGAGGGGCGCCATATCGACGTGATCGAGATGGACGCCGCCAGCCACACCGGCATCGACGACATCCGCGAGATCATCGAGGCGTCGCGCTATGCGGCGGTGTCGGCGCGCTACAAGATCTACATCATCGACGAAGTCCATATGCTGTCCAAGGCGGCCTTCAACGGGCTGTTGAAGACGCTGGAGGAGCCGCCGGCCCATGTGAAATTCCTGTTCGCCACGACCGAGGTGAACAAGGTGCCGGTCACTGTTCTCTCCCGCTGCCAGCGTTTCGATCTGCGGCGTATCCCGGCCGAGAAACTCTCGGATCATTTCGCCTGGGTCTGCACCGAGGAGACGGTGGAGGCCGAGCCGGAGGCGCTCGCGCTGATCGCACGCGCGGCGGAAGGGTCCGCGCGCGATGGCCTGTCGATTCTCGATCAGGCGATCGCTCATGCCGATCTTGAGGGTGGAGGCATACGCGCGGCGGCGGTGCGCGATATGCTCGGCCTGTCCGATCGCGGCGCGGTGCGCGATCTGCTCGGGCTGTTGCTGGCCGGTGACGCGCCGGGCGCGCTTACGGCGCTTCGGCGGCAATATGACCTTGGCGTTGATCCGCAATCGGTGTTCCGTGCGCTGCTGGAGGCGGTGCACGGGGTGACGCTGGCAAAGGTCGGCGCGGTGGAAGACCCTGCGCAGCCTGAGGATGAGCGCAGCGCTTACGGCGAATGGGCGACGAAACTCTCCTTCGCGATGCTCCACCGGCTATGGCAGTTGCTATTGAAGGGGCATGACGAGGTCGCGCGCGCGGCGATGCCGATCGAGACGGCGGAAATGGCGCTGCTGCGGGTGGTACATGCCTCGACCTTGCCCGATCCGGGGGAACTGGCGCGGCAGATTGCCAATGGCGGCATCACCGTAAACGGCCCGGCCGTTGCCGCGCCGGTGCAGCAAGAGCGGGCACCGAATGAATTCGCCGGCCTCATGGCAATGGTCGAGGATCGCGGTCATCACGCGCTCTATCATCGGCTGCGCAGCAATGCCCGGCTGGTGCGCATCGCGCCCGGTGAGATTGCGTTCAGCGGCTCCCGCCCGGTCTCCGCTGATACGCTCACCGAATTTGCACAGGTGTTGAAGGCGGAAACCGGCCGCGCGTGGAAGGTCGCGATGGTCGATGAGCCGGGCGAACCCAGTATGAAGGAGGCTGATGACGCTGCCGACGAAGCGGCACGTCAGGCCATCCTCGACACCCCGATTGTCGCCGCAGCGCGCGCGGCTTTTCCGGACGCAGAACTTATAGACTGGCCTAAACGGAGCGTATTGTGA